A genomic region of Deltaproteobacteria bacterium HGW-Deltaproteobacteria-18 contains the following coding sequences:
- a CDS encoding Trk system potassium transporter TrkA: MKAIIVGAGEVGFHIAKRLAAENKDVVVIDRNPAVLQRILEHMDVQVLEGSGCSPLVLGEAGITKADMLLAVTDSDEINLMACTFANMLAPGLTKLARIRNDEYTAYGQQLAKGIGIGIIINPEVEVVRTIEHMLRAPGAVDICDLAGGRIKIVGTWITSGNPMAGTSLMELRRKAGDMQLIVATIVRDDKVIVPTGSDEILEGDLVYFVCEDSQLQSVFSFLGNRSGKKSSVLIIGGGNIGLRLARALEKKPIHVKLMDKDPERCAVLAGELDRTVVLVGDGTDQEALLEENIGAMDVVVTMTGNEESNILASLLAKKLGTPMAITRLNKIEYMPLVRAIGLEHIVSPRLSAVNSIFKHVRKGGVLSAVAIKDGAEALEALVGPESDLVGRALKDLTFPKGVLVLCIMRADTVLIPSGFDVIQRGDRLFILSVTESIPGVERMLSRGQEKG; encoded by the coding sequence TTGAAAGCCATTATTGTCGGAGCAGGGGAAGTCGGATTTCACATTGCCAAACGACTGGCCGCCGAAAACAAGGATGTTGTGGTCATCGACCGCAACCCTGCCGTTCTGCAGCGCATTCTCGAACACATGGACGTGCAGGTGCTTGAAGGCTCCGGCTGCAGTCCGCTTGTGCTTGGCGAAGCCGGCATCACCAAGGCCGACATGTTGCTGGCCGTGACCGACAGCGACGAGATAAACCTCATGGCCTGCACTTTTGCCAACATGCTTGCCCCGGGGCTGACCAAGCTGGCCCGAATCCGCAACGACGAGTACACGGCCTATGGGCAGCAGCTGGCCAAAGGCATCGGTATCGGGATTATCATCAACCCGGAGGTCGAGGTGGTGCGGACCATCGAGCACATGCTGCGCGCCCCCGGAGCCGTCGATATCTGCGACCTTGCTGGCGGACGGATCAAGATCGTCGGAACCTGGATTACTTCCGGCAATCCGATGGCCGGGACCAGCCTCATGGAATTGCGCCGCAAAGCCGGAGACATGCAGCTTATCGTCGCAACGATCGTACGTGACGACAAGGTCATTGTGCCTACGGGCTCCGATGAGATTCTTGAAGGGGATCTGGTCTATTTTGTCTGTGAGGACAGCCAGTTGCAGTCGGTGTTTTCTTTTCTGGGCAACCGCTCCGGCAAAAAGAGCAGTGTGCTGATCATCGGAGGCGGTAACATCGGCCTGCGTCTGGCTCGCGCCCTGGAAAAAAAGCCCATCCACGTCAAGCTGATGGACAAAGACCCCGAGCGATGCGCGGTGCTGGCCGGAGAGTTGGACCGGACCGTGGTCCTGGTCGGTGACGGCACTGACCAGGAGGCTCTGCTTGAAGAAAACATTGGCGCCATGGATGTGGTGGTGACCATGACAGGCAACGAGGAGAGCAATATTCTGGCCTCGCTTTTGGCCAAGAAGCTTGGCACGCCCATGGCCATCACCCGGCTGAACAAGATCGAGTACATGCCGCTGGTGCGGGCCATAGGCCTTGAGCATATCGTAAGTCCCCGGCTTTCGGCGGTGAACAGTATCTTCAAGCATGTGCGCAAAGGCGGCGTGCTCTCGGCCGTGGCCATCAAGGACGGGGCGGAAGCCCTGGAAGCGCTGGTCGGCCCTGAGTCAGATCTTGTGGGCAGGGCTTTGAAAGACCTCACTTTTCCCAAGGGCGTCCTTGTCCTTTGCATCATGCGCGCCGACACGGTGCTCATCCCGTCCGGATTTGACGTGATCCAGCGCGGCGACCGGCTCTTCATTCTGAGCGTGACCGAGTCCATTCCCGGAGTCGAGCGGATGCTGTCCCGAGGACAGGAGAAGGGCTGA
- a CDS encoding potassium transporter yields the protein MRWTIALHVTGLILLCVGLCMFLPLACGWYYHDTSVAPLFLSLCATVLAGAFLMFSFKRPKPLVINHREGMVIVSLGWAACAFFGALPFALGGFPSFTDAFFESVSGFTTTGASILTNIEALPKGLLFWRSLTHWLGGMGIIVLTIAILPFLGVGGMQLYKAEVPGPVADKLQPRIKDTAMSLWKVYVFFTVAQVMLLMFGGMDLFESICHAFGTMATGGFSTRNTSIAAYDSAYIDGVITFFMLVAGVNFALHFQLFRGRPLAIWRDPEFRFFAIFFLLLTAVVTFSIHNSSYSSWPEALRFGSFQVASILTTTGYATADYELWLPLSQGVLLLCMFIGGCAGSTAGGIKCMRVMLLFKHAYRELFRLVHPRAVLPLKFGPKLVKEEVLTSIWGFFVLFIVLFVLSGLALAAMGVDVLTSFAAVVACIGNIGPGLGEVGPVDNYAAIPTLGKWVLSFCMLLGRLEIYTVLVLFVPEFWRK from the coding sequence ATGCGCTGGACCATCGCCCTGCACGTAACCGGGCTCATTCTGCTTTGCGTGGGCCTGTGCATGTTTCTCCCCCTTGCTTGCGGCTGGTACTACCACGACACCTCCGTCGCACCGCTTTTTTTGTCCCTGTGCGCGACGGTCCTGGCCGGGGCCTTTCTCATGTTTTCCTTCAAGCGTCCGAAGCCCTTGGTGATCAACCACCGTGAGGGAATGGTCATAGTCTCTCTTGGGTGGGCCGCGTGCGCCTTTTTTGGCGCCCTGCCTTTTGCACTGGGCGGATTTCCATCCTTCACAGACGCATTTTTTGAATCCGTCTCAGGTTTTACCACCACGGGCGCGTCCATCCTGACCAACATCGAAGCCCTGCCAAAGGGGCTCCTCTTCTGGCGCAGTCTGACGCACTGGCTGGGCGGCATGGGGATCATCGTCCTGACCATCGCCATCCTGCCTTTTCTGGGTGTGGGCGGCATGCAGCTCTACAAGGCCGAGGTGCCGGGTCCCGTGGCCGACAAGCTCCAGCCCCGGATCAAGGATACGGCCATGAGCCTTTGGAAGGTTTACGTGTTCTTCACCGTAGCCCAGGTCATGCTCCTGATGTTTGGCGGAATGGATCTCTTCGAAAGCATCTGCCACGCTTTCGGGACCATGGCCACGGGCGGTTTCTCGACGCGCAACACCTCCATCGCGGCCTACGACTCCGCATACATCGATGGCGTGATCACGTTTTTCATGCTTGTGGCCGGAGTCAATTTCGCCCTTCATTTCCAGCTTTTTCGCGGCAGGCCCCTGGCCATCTGGCGGGATCCGGAATTTCGTTTTTTTGCGATTTTTTTCCTGCTGCTGACCGCCGTAGTGACCTTTTCCATCCACAACTCAAGTTACTCCTCCTGGCCTGAAGCCCTGCGCTTCGGATCGTTCCAGGTCGCCTCCATCCTCACCACCACCGGCTACGCCACGGCAGACTACGAACTCTGGCTGCCCCTGTCGCAGGGGGTGCTGCTCCTGTGCATGTTCATCGGCGGCTGTGCCGGTTCCACGGCGGGCGGGATCAAGTGCATGCGGGTCATGCTGCTCTTCAAACATGCCTACCGCGAACTTTTCCGGCTTGTGCATCCCCGGGCCGTGCTCCCGCTGAAGTTCGGCCCCAAGCTGGTCAAGGAAGAGGTGCTGACGAGTATCTGGGGTTTTTTCGTTCTTTTCATCGTCCTTTTTGTTCTCTCGGGGCTGGCCCTGGCCGCAATGGGGGTGGACGTGCTGACCTCTTTCGCGGCAGTGGTGGCCTGCATCGGCAATATCGGTCCCGGTCTTGGCGAGGTCGGCCCTGTGGACAATTATGCGGCGATCCCGACCCTGGGCAAATGGGTGCTGAGTTTTTGCATGCTGCTTGGGCGTCTTGAGATTTATACGGTATTGGTGTTGTTCGTGCCTGAATTCTGGCGAAAATAG
- a CDS encoding HD family phosphohydrolase produces MDQAVLRGMRARFVRMAGEYAERLGERREHIILKRDHSLRVHALAAKIVARESIAPAAPYLAAALVHDIGRFSQFERFGTYRDDQSVDHGEEGADLLRGGDFLSAFEPQVRDCITLAVRLHNKREVPNDMDPLSRALCIVVRDADKLDIVPVVLAKLRASGPRDPVVTLGLKDEPEAWTESIAEAVARGESPAYGDLRYINDFKLLLASWGPKLAHGASRCIFSRRGYLDSLFALLPQTAGFLKLKSCLAGHLER; encoded by the coding sequence ATGGATCAGGCCGTGTTGCGGGGGATGCGCGCCCGTTTTGTCAGGATGGCCGGCGAGTATGCCGAGCGTCTGGGTGAACGGCGTGAGCACATCATCCTGAAGCGCGACCATTCCCTGCGAGTGCACGCCCTGGCCGCGAAGATCGTGGCCAGGGAGAGCATCGCTCCGGCCGCACCGTATCTGGCAGCGGCGCTCGTGCATGATATCGGGCGGTTTTCGCAGTTCGAGAGGTTTGGCACCTACCGCGATGATCAGTCCGTCGATCACGGCGAGGAGGGGGCCGATCTTCTGCGCGGCGGAGACTTTCTGTCGGCTTTCGAGCCGCAGGTCCGGGATTGCATCACCCTAGCGGTGCGGCTGCACAACAAGCGTGAAGTGCCGAACGACATGGATCCGCTGAGCAGAGCGCTGTGCATCGTGGTCCGGGATGCGGACAAGCTCGATATCGTGCCCGTGGTGCTGGCCAAGCTCAGGGCGTCCGGGCCGCGCGATCCGGTGGTCACCCTTGGACTCAAGGACGAGCCGGAGGCCTGGACCGAGTCCATCGCCGAAGCCGTGGCCAGGGGCGAGAGCCCTGCTTACGGGGACCTTCGCTATATAAACGATTTCAAGCTGCTGCTGGCCTCATGGGGCCCGAAACTGGCCCACGGCGCAAGCCGGTGCATTTTTTCCAGGCGCGGCTATCTGGACAGCCTCTTCGCCCTGCTTCCGCAAACCGCCGGTTTCCTGAAGCTCAAGAGCTGCCTTGCCGGTCATCTTGAGCGCTGA
- a CDS encoding biotin--protein ligase gives MHRHLPPLVLLWDESHLWVLLLLRALNALRVPVTLLKAEQVRTGALRAIGPSTLLVPGGWARLKSLALGEDGRREIRQHVRGGGKYLGFCGGAGLALGSERGAPFLDLCSWSRKAAKKRLPNFSGHLQCLVSEGGTNYEAALPVWWPSQFEPGEENLEVLARYETPGPDFWSADLDWSSIAASEVGQWEELYGINLDPQRLRHEPCIVRGEYGQGSFILSYVHLETPASPQANALLSNLLGIGTQAPVPSWDLCKEEPLWDDETLRDIHADLADLVAFGQGHFLLSWRNPWLLGWRRGVPGSPINFLLAMVWQARHSVATAPAREYWADHGAKCSQICRDFCTQTRGYLLQERRILATSPSSPEASASPGLQRRKQELFGKFPGYGGLYGEILRTLDELLWLQFSAQDDRQGSS, from the coding sequence ATGCACAGACACCTCCCGCCTCTGGTCCTGCTGTGGGACGAATCGCACCTGTGGGTATTACTGCTCCTGCGCGCCCTGAACGCCCTGCGCGTCCCTGTGACCCTGCTCAAAGCCGAACAGGTTCGCACCGGAGCCTTGCGTGCCATCGGCCCGTCGACATTGCTCGTCCCTGGAGGCTGGGCCAGGCTCAAATCCCTGGCCCTGGGCGAGGACGGACGCCGGGAAATCCGCCAGCATGTGCGCGGCGGCGGCAAGTATCTGGGTTTCTGCGGAGGCGCGGGCCTGGCGCTTGGTTCGGAACGCGGCGCGCCCTTTCTGGATCTGTGCTCCTGGTCGCGCAAGGCGGCGAAAAAACGCCTGCCCAATTTCAGCGGACATCTGCAGTGCCTCGTAAGCGAGGGCGGAACGAATTACGAGGCAGCCCTGCCGGTCTGGTGGCCATCGCAATTCGAGCCTGGCGAGGAGAACCTCGAAGTGCTGGCCCGCTACGAAACCCCAGGGCCTGATTTCTGGTCAGCCGACCTGGATTGGTCCAGCATCGCGGCCTCGGAAGTCGGACAATGGGAAGAGCTTTATGGCATCAACCTTGATCCGCAGCGGCTCCGCCACGAACCCTGCATCGTCAGGGGCGAATATGGCCAGGGCTCCTTCATACTCAGCTATGTCCATCTGGAGACACCGGCCTCGCCCCAGGCCAACGCCCTGCTCTCAAATCTGCTCGGAATCGGGACGCAGGCCCCGGTGCCAAGCTGGGACCTGTGCAAGGAAGAACCGCTGTGGGATGACGAAACACTGCGCGACATCCACGCAGACCTGGCCGATCTCGTAGCTTTCGGACAGGGTCATTTTCTGCTCTCCTGGCGCAACCCCTGGCTGCTGGGCTGGAGGCGCGGGGTTCCCGGCTCGCCCATCAATTTCCTTTTGGCCATGGTCTGGCAGGCCAGACACAGCGTGGCCACCGCACCGGCCAGGGAATACTGGGCCGATCACGGAGCCAAATGCAGCCAAATATGTCGGGATTTTTGCACGCAGACCCGCGGCTACCTGCTGCAGGAGCGCCGCATCCTGGCCACGTCTCCATCCTCGCCTGAAGCCAGCGCCTCGCCTGGCCTGCAACGCCGCAAGCAGGAGCTTTTCGGAAAGTTTCCCGGATACGGAGGGCTGTACGGAGAGATTCTGCGCACCCTGGACGAATTGCTATGGTTGCAGTTCAGCGCTCAAGATGACCGGCAAGGCAGCTCTTGA
- a CDS encoding valine--tRNA ligase — MANETLSKGYEPADVEERWLEYWKTHQSFTPDAAKAATHVKDNYSIVIPPPNVTGALHMGHALNLTLQDIMCRYMRQQGKTVLWVPGTDHAGIATQNVVERKLLTEGKKREDLGREEFTNRVWEWKEDYGGRILNQIRRMGASVDWTRERFTMDEGLSKAVREVFVTLYEQGLVYRGKYIINWCTRCHTALADDEVEYAPAKSTLYHLSYPLEDGSGSLTVATVRPETMLGDTAVAVHPEDERYQSMIGKHVILPLVGRRIPVIADAYVDREFGTGCLKITPAHDMNDWELGRKYGLEAVSVINDKGCMNDNAPEAYRGLSAADCRTLIVQDLRACGALTAEEPYENKVNQCYRCKTTIEPFVSEQWFVSVKPLAEKARLAVEDGRTTIWPAQWNKTYFNWLDNIRDWCISRQLWWGHRIPVWTCQDCGELIVARQDPSACKCGSANLVQDEDVLDTWFSSALWPFSTMGWPEQTNELKAFYPTSLLVTGFDILFFWVARMMMMGLQFMDNVPFKDVYIHALVRDEHGKKMSKSTGNVIDPLEMIDKYGCDSLRFTLTSFAAMGRDIKLSEARIEGYRHFINKIWNAARFALMHVDGSEPEFDPTRLSGLHHRWILHRLETLKKEHAAQIEGYRFNEAAQGLYGFVWREFCDWYLELIKPELYGEDEAAKAAARSCLKHVLSEIMVIAHPVIPFVTQEIWSCIPSLDAESLAVRPYPKVRPECEDEASVRDMEFLQGVIVAVRNIRSELGVAPGVPLTVMVRAGGEDQRFLQAHETEIAALARVGTLTVGADIEPPRGCASAVVRGCELFVPLEGVVDFVAELARLDKELGKISKELDFVTKKLGNESFVSKAPEDVVAKEKAKAESFAEKKATLEQLRARMQEFVG, encoded by the coding sequence ATGGCCAACGAGACGCTTTCCAAGGGATACGAACCAGCCGACGTGGAAGAACGGTGGCTTGAGTACTGGAAGACGCACCAGAGCTTCACCCCCGACGCGGCCAAGGCCGCGACTCACGTCAAGGACAACTACTCCATCGTCATCCCGCCGCCCAACGTCACGGGGGCCCTGCACATGGGGCATGCCCTCAACCTCACCCTGCAGGACATCATGTGCCGTTACATGCGCCAGCAGGGAAAGACCGTACTCTGGGTGCCGGGCACGGACCATGCGGGCATCGCCACCCAGAACGTGGTCGAGCGCAAGCTCCTGACCGAAGGCAAGAAACGGGAGGACCTGGGCCGCGAAGAGTTCACAAATCGCGTCTGGGAATGGAAAGAGGACTATGGCGGGCGCATCCTGAACCAGATCCGGCGCATGGGCGCCAGCGTGGACTGGACCCGGGAGCGTTTCACCATGGACGAGGGCCTGTCCAAGGCCGTGCGCGAGGTTTTCGTCACCCTGTACGAGCAGGGGCTTGTCTATCGCGGCAAGTACATCATCAACTGGTGCACCCGCTGCCACACGGCTCTGGCCGATGACGAGGTCGAATACGCCCCGGCCAAATCCACCCTCTACCATCTGAGCTATCCCCTGGAGGACGGTTCGGGCTCCCTGACCGTGGCCACGGTGCGCCCTGAAACCATGCTCGGCGACACGGCCGTGGCCGTGCACCCCGAGGACGAACGCTATCAGTCCATGATCGGCAAGCACGTCATTCTGCCGCTGGTGGGCCGCCGCATCCCGGTCATCGCCGACGCCTACGTGGATCGGGAATTCGGCACCGGATGCCTCAAAATCACTCCGGCCCATGACATGAACGACTGGGAACTGGGCCGCAAATACGGTCTGGAGGCGGTCAGCGTCATCAATGACAAGGGCTGCATGAACGACAACGCGCCCGAGGCGTATCGTGGTCTGAGCGCCGCCGACTGCCGCACGCTCATCGTCCAGGATCTGCGCGCCTGCGGGGCGCTCACAGCCGAGGAACCCTACGAGAACAAGGTCAACCAGTGCTATCGCTGCAAGACCACCATCGAGCCTTTCGTGTCCGAGCAGTGGTTCGTTTCCGTCAAGCCTCTGGCCGAAAAGGCCCGCCTTGCCGTGGAGGACGGACGCACGACCATCTGGCCCGCGCAGTGGAACAAGACCTATTTCAATTGGCTCGACAATATCCGCGACTGGTGTATTTCGCGCCAGCTGTGGTGGGGGCACCGCATCCCGGTGTGGACCTGCCAGGACTGCGGCGAGCTTATCGTCGCCCGCCAGGACCCCTCGGCCTGCAAGTGCGGGAGCGCGAATCTGGTGCAGGACGAGGACGTGCTCGACACCTGGTTCTCTTCGGCCCTGTGGCCGTTCTCGACCATGGGCTGGCCGGAGCAGACCAACGAGCTCAAGGCGTTCTACCCGACATCGCTGCTGGTCACGGGTTTTGACATCCTCTTTTTCTGGGTCGCCCGCATGATGATGATGGGGCTGCAGTTCATGGACAACGTGCCCTTCAAGGATGTCTACATCCACGCGCTGGTCCGCGACGAGCACGGCAAGAAGATGTCCAAATCCACGGGCAACGTCATCGACCCCCTGGAAATGATCGACAAGTACGGCTGTGATTCGCTGCGTTTCACCCTGACCTCGTTTGCGGCCATGGGCCGGGACATCAAGCTGTCCGAGGCACGCATCGAGGGATATCGGCATTTCATCAACAAGATCTGGAACGCGGCCCGTTTCGCCCTCATGCATGTGGACGGCAGCGAGCCGGAGTTCGACCCCACAAGACTGTCCGGGCTGCACCATCGCTGGATTCTGCATCGTCTGGAGACGCTCAAGAAAGAGCACGCCGCCCAGATCGAGGGCTACCGCTTCAACGAGGCGGCCCAGGGCCTCTACGGATTCGTCTGGCGCGAGTTCTGCGACTGGTATCTGGAGCTGATCAAGCCCGAGCTCTATGGCGAGGACGAGGCGGCCAAGGCTGCGGCTCGTTCGTGTCTGAAGCATGTGCTGTCCGAGATCATGGTCATCGCCCATCCGGTCATCCCCTTTGTCACTCAGGAGATCTGGTCCTGCATCCCCTCGCTGGACGCCGAGAGCCTGGCCGTGCGTCCCTATCCCAAGGTCCGCCCCGAGTGCGAGGACGAGGCGTCCGTGCGCGACATGGAGTTCCTGCAGGGCGTCATCGTGGCCGTGCGCAACATCCGCTCCGAACTGGGCGTTGCGCCGGGCGTGCCCCTGACGGTCATGGTCCGCGCAGGCGGCGAGGATCAGCGGTTCCTGCAGGCGCACGAAACGGAGATAGCGGCCCTGGCCCGGGTCGGGACCCTGACGGTGGGCGCGGACATCGAGCCGCCCCGGGGCTGCGCCTCGGCCGTGGTGCGCGGGTGCGAACTCTTCGTGCCCCTTGAGGGCGTGGTTGACTTCGTGGCCGAACTGGCCCGCCTGGACAAGGAACTGGGCAAGATCAGCAAGGAACTCGATTTTGTGACCAAGAAGCTTGGCAACGAGAGTTTTGTCAGCAAGGCTCCCGAGGACGTGGTGGCCAAGGAAAAGGCCAAGGCGGAGAGCTTCGCCGAGAAGAAGGCCACCCTGGAACAGCTGCGGGCCAGGATGCAGGAATTTGTTGGCTGA
- the cobA gene encoding uroporphyrinogen-III C-methyltransferase encodes MAKAYLIGAGPGDPGLITVKGQRLMQECEVVIYDYLASKSFLSLCRPDAEIIYVGKKGGDHTLPQDQINDLIVAKVREGKNVARLKGGDPYIFGRGAEEAEELLEAGLEFEVVPGVTSAVAGAAYAGIPLTHRKYASSVSLITGHEDPTKPDSAHNWPALATAASTLCFYMGVKNLPYISAKLMENGMRADMPAALVRWGTTSEHQSWVSTIGEIAAMAEREGVKAPSMLVVGEVVQLHDTLNWFEKLPLHGKGVVVTRAREQASGLKDTLERLGAACYEFPTITIVPLEDYAPVREAIDRLPDYDWAIFTSVNGVRHFWNQLELVGKDARAFGVMQIAAIGPATAEALLERGIRPDFIPPKYVAESVVEGLLERGIAGKRVLIPRARVAREVLPEELAKVAARVDVLPVYETQLTQEDGAEIIDLLEKGRLHYLTFSSSSTVENFFALVPADTLRPYVGHGLKICCIGPVTAGTLKDYGFTPDIMPEDYTIPALVEALVKG; translated from the coding sequence ATGGCCAAAGCATATCTCATCGGCGCGGGTCCCGGCGACCCGGGCCTCATCACGGTCAAGGGGCAGCGTCTCATGCAGGAATGCGAGGTCGTCATCTACGATTACCTTGCCAGCAAGAGCTTTCTGTCCCTGTGCCGTCCCGACGCCGAGATCATTTATGTCGGCAAGAAGGGCGGCGACCACACCCTGCCTCAGGATCAGATTAACGACCTGATCGTGGCCAAGGTCAGGGAAGGCAAGAACGTGGCCCGCTTGAAGGGCGGCGATCCCTACATTTTCGGACGCGGAGCCGAAGAGGCCGAAGAGCTGCTCGAAGCCGGGCTCGAATTCGAGGTCGTGCCCGGCGTGACCTCGGCCGTGGCGGGCGCTGCCTACGCGGGCATTCCGCTCACGCATCGCAAGTACGCTTCTTCCGTATCGCTGATCACCGGCCACGAGGATCCGACCAAGCCCGATTCCGCCCACAACTGGCCGGCCCTGGCCACCGCGGCCAGCACCCTGTGCTTCTACATGGGCGTGAAGAATCTGCCCTACATCTCGGCCAAGCTGATGGAAAACGGGATGCGCGCGGACATGCCCGCCGCCCTGGTGCGTTGGGGCACGACAAGCGAGCACCAGTCCTGGGTCTCGACCATCGGCGAGATCGCGGCCATGGCCGAGCGCGAAGGGGTCAAGGCCCCGTCCATGCTGGTCGTGGGCGAGGTGGTGCAGCTGCACGACACCCTGAACTGGTTCGAGAAGCTGCCCTTGCACGGCAAGGGCGTGGTCGTGACCCGGGCCCGGGAGCAGGCCAGCGGTCTCAAAGACACCCTGGAACGTCTGGGCGCCGCCTGCTACGAGTTTCCGACCATCACCATCGTGCCCCTTGAAGACTACGCCCCGGTTCGCGAGGCCATAGACAGGCTGCCGGACTACGACTGGGCCATTTTCACTTCCGTCAACGGCGTGCGCCACTTCTGGAACCAGCTCGAACTCGTGGGCAAGGACGCCCGGGCTTTCGGCGTCATGCAGATCGCGGCCATCGGTCCGGCCACGGCCGAGGCGCTCCTGGAGCGCGGCATCCGCCCCGATTTCATTCCGCCCAAGTACGTGGCCGAGTCCGTGGTCGAGGGGCTGCTTGAGCGCGGCATCGCCGGCAAGCGCGTGCTCATCCCCCGCGCCAGGGTCGCCCGCGAAGTGCTGCCCGAGGAGCTGGCCAAGGTCGCGGCCCGGGTGGACGTGCTTCCGGTTTACGAGACGCAGCTGACCCAGGAGGACGGAGCCGAGATCATCGATCTTCTCGAAAAGGGCAGGCTCCATTACCTGACCTTTTCCAGTTCTTCCACGGTGGAGAACTTCTTCGCCCTGGTCCCGGCGGACACCCTGCGCCCCTATGTCGGCCATGGGCTGAAGATCTGCTGCATCGGACCCGTGACGGCAGGCACCTTGAAGGATTACGGGTTCACTCCCGACATCATGCCCGAAGACTACACCATCCCGGCCCTGGTTGAAGCATTGGTGAAGGGTTAA